From a single Ignavibacteria bacterium genomic region:
- a CDS encoding BamA/TamA family outer membrane protein, with amino-acid sequence MIKASLTLFFVFLFSGSLLSQDTSATGIFRVDSISITGNDITDDDIILAELGFGPGDEIDSLILEYNRKRIYSLQLFTSVDMILTKQDSLNLLTIAVKESWYIYPIPFVDRNDKDWTKLSFGLDVKIFNFRGRNELLSGRAKLGYDPGYSLNYNIPYFLRDQQISLQTDVSYTTRKNKSDVAEIVYGESFKQQVLRAAVSLGKRFSLFHRVSVTAGYNYIETPLYIPGINASSSNIDRYGFISFRYNYDTRNLNIAPTSGLWFGTDFTYKGIGNSEVDYSILSFDVRNYRHLSGIFYGKLRLAMREAFGKNIPFYDISILGVDDRVRGHYNDHLEGNGLITGSFETWFNVLEDFPIEFKLPVIPKSLTRYRVSVGFQAFVDLGISRPSGSGYLLDRMQKGYGFGVTISVLPYNVARAEIAFDENGKSQLILDIGLSF; translated from the coding sequence TTGATTAAAGCCTCGCTGACACTTTTTTTTGTTTTCCTCTTTTCCGGGTCCCTGTTAAGTCAGGATACTTCGGCCACAGGTATCTTCAGAGTTGATTCCATTTCAATTACAGGAAATGATATCACCGACGACGATATCATCCTCGCCGAACTCGGGTTTGGTCCCGGAGATGAAATTGATTCCCTGATACTGGAGTACAACCGGAAACGAATATACAGCCTGCAGCTCTTCACTTCCGTTGACATGATTCTGACAAAACAGGATTCCCTAAATCTCCTCACAATTGCAGTGAAAGAGAGCTGGTATATCTACCCGATCCCTTTTGTCGACAGAAACGACAAAGACTGGACAAAACTCTCTTTCGGTCTCGATGTAAAGATTTTCAATTTCAGGGGAAGAAACGAACTCCTCTCGGGCAGGGCTAAACTTGGCTATGACCCCGGTTATTCGCTCAACTACAATATCCCTTATTTTCTTCGCGATCAGCAGATTTCCCTCCAAACGGATGTCAGTTATACCACAAGAAAAAACAAAAGCGATGTTGCGGAAATTGTCTATGGCGAGTCCTTTAAACAACAGGTGCTTAGAGCTGCAGTTTCTCTTGGTAAAAGATTCTCTCTTTTTCACAGGGTTTCAGTCACCGCAGGTTACAATTATATCGAAACCCCTCTTTATATACCAGGAATAAACGCCTCCTCTTCCAACATTGACCGTTACGGATTCATCTCCTTCAGATATAATTATGACACCCGAAACCTGAATATCGCCCCGACGAGTGGTTTATGGTTTGGTACCGATTTCACTTATAAAGGAATCGGCAACAGTGAAGTCGATTACAGTATCCTTTCTTTCGATGTAAGAAATTACAGACATCTAAGCGGAATTTTCTACGGGAAGTTGCGGCTGGCGATGAGGGAAGCATTCGGGAAAAACATCCCGTTTTACGATATCTCTATTCTTGGTGTCGATGACCGGGTCCGCGGTCACTACAATGACCATCTTGAAGGAAACGGACTGATAACCGGCTCTTTCGAAACCTGGTTCAATGTTCTCGAGGATTTTCCGATTGAGTTCAAACTGCCCGTTATACCCAAGAGCCTGACCCGTTACAGAGTCAGCGTTGGTTTTCAGGCATTTGTAGATCTTGGAATATCCCGACCCTCCGGAAGCGGATATCTGCTCGACAGAATGCAAAAAGGGTACGGTTTCGGTGTCACCATCTCGGTGCTTCCTTATAATGTCGCTAGAGCTGAAATAGCTTTCGATGAAAATGGTAAATCACAACTGATACTCGACATTGGACTCTCTTTTTAA
- a CDS encoding CoA-binding protein: MVKLMDICNLLKTSKHICIVGISDKPGRDSGRIALMLKNEGYHVSGVHPHLKEMAGIKVYPSLTDVPGDIDIVDVFMNSNRIPEIMDDVLAVKPKALWLQLGIRNDEAVAPAAEAGIITIQDQCIAIEYRFCKSNQKVVQSFGAIG, from the coding sequence ATGGTGAAGCTAATGGATATCTGTAATCTTCTTAAGACATCAAAACACATCTGCATAGTCGGAATCTCCGACAAACCGGGAAGAGACAGCGGACGCATAGCGCTTATGCTGAAAAACGAAGGCTACCATGTCTCCGGAGTCCATCCGCATTTGAAAGAGATGGCAGGAATAAAAGTCTACCCTTCTCTCACGGATGTCCCGGGTGATATCGATATCGTGGATGTTTTTATGAATTCGAACAGAATCCCTGAAATCATGGATGATGTCCTTGCCGTAAAACCGAAAGCTCTTTGGCTACAGCTTGGAATCAGAAACGACGAGGCAGTTGCCCCTGCAGCGGAAGCCGGTATCATAACGATACAGGATCAATGTATAGCTATAGAATATCGTTTTTGCAAAAGCAATCAAAAAGTTGTGCAATCATTTGGTGCTATCGGTTGA